One Fundulus heteroclitus isolate FHET01 chromosome 11, MU-UCD_Fhet_4.1, whole genome shotgun sequence DNA segment encodes these proteins:
- the LOC105916838 gene encoding cerebellin-1 isoform X1, translated as MRSFLFLGTLLVCGLVGAQETIESQLQQVLARLDKLERENEERVGRTQVAFSAALVESTQWTIVGPLNRYTTLEYKTVKTNIGNGYNPETGIFTAPVKGLYYFRFTGVVGRSGRLNAGLKKNDEDIVAIYHKAGTQASATNGVALELEQGDRVYIQVWEDDTTIADQTRLSTFSGFLVFPL; from the exons ATGAGGTCTTTTTTGTTTCTGGGGACGTTGCTTGTCTGTGGTCTGGTCGGGGCCCAGGAAACCATAGAAAGCCAGCTGCAACAAGTCTTGGCCAGATTGGACAAACTTGAGAGAGAGAATGAAGAGAGAG TTGGCAGGACTCAAGTGGCGTTCTCGGCTGCTCTCGTCGAGTCAACGCAGTGGACCATTGTGGGGCCTTTGAATCGTTATACAACGCTGGAGTATAAGACAGTAAAAACTAACATCGGCAACGGGTACAACCCAGAGACAG GAATTTTCACAGCCCCGGTAAAAGGACTCTACTACTTCCGGTTCACCGGAGTGGTCGGCAGGTCTGGGCGGTTGAATGCAGGACTGAAGAAGAATGATGAGGACATTGTAGCAATTTACCACAAGGCAGGAACACAAGCCAGCGCTACCAATGGAGTGGCTCTGGAGCTGGAGCAGGGAGACCGGGTCTAtatccaggtctgggaggacgACACGACCATTGCAGATCAAACCCGGCTCAGCACCTTCAGCGGCTTCCTTGTCTTCCCTCTTTGA
- the LOC105916838 gene encoding cerebellin-1 isoform X2: MRSFLFLGTLLVCGLVGAQETIESQLQQVLARLDKLERENEERVGRTQVAFSAALVESTQWTIVGPLNRYTTLEYKTVKTNIGNGYNPETGIFTAPVKGLYYFRFTGVVGRSGRLNAGLKKNDEDIVAIYHKAGTQASATNGVALELEQGDRVYIQVWEDDTTIADQTRLSTFSGFLVFPL, from the exons ATGAGGTCTTTTTTGTTTCTGGGGACGTTGCTTGTCTGTGGTCTGGTCGGGGCCCAGGAAACCATAGAAAGCCAGCTGCAACAAGTCTTGGCCAGATTGGACAAGCTTGAGAGGGAGAATGAAGAGAGAG TTGGCAGGACTCAAGTGGCGTTCTCGGCTGCTCTCGTCGAGTCAACGCAGTGGACCATTGTGGGGCCTTTGAATCGTTATACAACGCTGGAGTATAAGACAGTAAAAACTAACATCGGCAACGGGTACAACCCAGAGACAG GAATTTTCACAGCCCCGGTAAAAGGACTCTACTACTTCCGGTTCACCGGAGTGGTCGGCAGGTCTGGGCGGTTGAATGCAGGACTGAAGAAGAATGATGAGGACATTGTAGCAATTTACCACAAGGCAGGAACACAAGCCAGCGCTACCAATGGAGTGGCTCTGGAGCTGGAGCAGGGAGACCGGGTCTAtatccaggtctgggaggacgACACGACCATTGCAGATCAAACCCGGCTCAGCACCTTCAGCGGCTTCCTTGTCTTCCCTCTTTGA
- the LOC105916838 gene encoding cerebellin-1 isoform X3 has protein sequence MRSFLFLGTLLVCGLVGAQETIESQLQQVLARLDKLERENEERVARTQVAFSAALVNSTTWTDVGPFNRYKTLEFKRVITNIGNAYNPDTGIFTAPVKGLYYFRFTGVVGSSGLLNAGLKRNGVNIIAIHHKAGTQASATNGVTLELEQGDRIYVQIWENLTIADQSQLSTFSGFLVFPL, from the exons ATGAGGTCTTTTTTGTTTCTGGGGACGTTGCTTGTCTGTGGTCTGGTCGGGGCCCAGGAAACCATAGAAAGCCAGCTGCAACAAGTCTTGGCCAGATTGGACAAGCTTGAGAGGGAGAATGAAGAGAGAG TTGCCAGGACTCAAGTGGCGTTCTCGGCTGCTCTCGTCAATTCAACGACATGGACCGATGTGGGGCCTTTTAATAGATATAAGACGCTGGAGTTTAAGAGAGTGATAACTAACATCGGCAACGCATACAACCCAGACACAG GAATTTTCACAGCCCCGGTAAAAGGACTCTACTACTTCCGGTTCACCGGAGTGGTCGGCAGTTCAGGGCTGCTGAATGCAGGATTGAAGAGGAACGGTGTGAACATTATTGCAATTCACCACAAAGCAGGAACACAAGCTAGCGCTACCAATGGAGTGACTCTGGAGCTGGAGCAGGGAGATCGGATCTATGTCCAGATCTGGGAGAACCTGACCATTGCAGATCAAAGTCAGCTCAGCACCTTCAGCGGCTTCCTTGTCTTCCCTCTTTGA